The genomic DNA ATACAGAAATGGTTAAGTTAGAGACATTAGTTGGTAGCTTTTCTCGATTCCAAGGATTTAAAAACTATGTATTAATTTTGGATACTTGTTACTCTGGAGAAGCCAATGAGATTTATAACAAACTAAAACCTTCCAATCTTAGGCAAGAAACTAGATATGAAGTGTTAGCAGCTTGTGAAAGAACAGAAACAGCTAAAGAAGATTATCAAAGACATGGTTGGCTTACAGAAATTGTGTTAAATGAACTTAAAGCAATTTTTGAGAAGAGAGTCCAACATTTTTGTTTATCAGATATACTTGCTCAATCACCAAATAGACTTAAAAATGAAAAGGATCAAACGGCTAGATATACTGTTGAAGTAAATGGAGGAAGACCGATAATACTTGATATTATTCCTCCTAGAGCAACAAACAAACTAATCACCGAAAATACAGTCGATTTTCTCGAAACAGCCCTGGGTTATACAACACAAGGTTTCTGCAAATATTTAAAAGACAATGTTGTTCAGAATGTTGAATTGATATATTTTCTGGGATTTGATGTTTGGGATGGTTGCTTAGTCTATGATGGTCTAATTAACGGGAGTATCGAAGCGCAACTACTCGAATTTATTCGACAAAAATTTCTAGATCGAGATCGATTAAGAAGCAGATACGAAGAAAAATTAGCAGAAAATGACTCAACATTAGGAATTGCAGGACAGTGCTTAAAAAATGCTAGAGATGCTTTTGAAGAAAATCTAATTAAACTAATAGAATATTTTAAGAAAAATGATTTTACTCAACAAGGTCGTCAGGATTTCGTAAACGAATTAAAAACACCCACTCTAGAAGGATTACAATATATAGGAAATCTTGATAATTACCCTTCTGAATATGAAAATTATGATTTACTTTTAGGCCTGCAATCTTGTCTTTATATTCCTGTCATAGAACCATTTTTTGATGATTTTGATATCTTAAATTGTAGCAAAGACGAAATTCAACAAAAAGTCGAACAAGCTAAATTAGAATTATCAGAACTAAGATATGGACGAAAACCTTTAGGTGGTGTATTGATTGCAGCTAATCGTAAGTCGAATGGTATAAAACCACTAAACAACGACACATCTCTCCCAAAAGATGATTCATTGATTACACAACAAATACGAGGGGAACTTGATGGATCTCAAACAAATAATTGGAGAAAATACAAGAATTTTCGTAGCTACTTAAAAGGTATTAATGCTGTTTATAGAGAAAAGTCAGTTAAAAAAATTAGTTTACGTCAAGGGTTACATCCTAGTTTAGTTAAAAGGAGTATTAAAAATATAAAAGAAGCAATTCAACTCTCAACTAATCCAGAAAGTTTGTCTCAAGAAAAACTTGGTCTATTTATTGATAAACTTGCACAGAAAGTTGAAACAGACAGACTAGAACATGAAAAACCTTTAAGTTTTGCTGATAGTCTAAATAATGGTGTGACTCATTTTCGGCTAAACAAGCAAGAATTACAAAAGATACAAGTCAATGTCAATAAACCTGAGTCCATAGAAATCATTAAAATTTATGTACTTGCTATATTGTGGCGAGATTTGCGAATCGAACAAGAAGTTTATGAGTCTACTGATCCTCAAATTGAGCAGTATCTTAACAATAAGATAATAGAAATACTTCAACCTCAAGAAGTACAAGATTTTGATAATCAACTAACTCTCGAAAGTTATATAGCTAAACCAATTCTAAATTCAGCAGCAGATCAGTTAACTTATTTAGAGCCAGATGATTATCCAGAACGTGAAGAAGTGTCGAAAAAAATACTGCTTCTTATTAACAATCTCCTTGACGATTTAAGAGAAGTAAAAAAACACCCATCTGAACTTGTCTATCAATATCTTCAGCAATTAGCTCCTATTAAAAAATATGTTGATAGTGTTGCTAATTTAGAAGGGATTTTTGGGAATAGCATCAATCAAAGAATTTTTTGCGATCTTTCTCATGGTTTATCAGTATGGCTTCTTGGACTTTGGATATTAGAAAGCCAAATTTCTACAGAAAATGAGATGATAACAATTAAGAAACAAATTGTTAAGGTTATAGAATCATATTTTCATCAGCTTCCTAAACCATATAACTATACATTTAGAAGAGATATAGTAACAAAACCATTTGATGAGCTTAGAGAGGATTTTATTACAGTTTTTTGGGGTATAATTGCAGCAAGTCACGACATTGCCGTTCCTGTGCAACGTTTTAAAAATAGCTGCGAGCAGTTCTTTGGTCAATTTTTTGGTCAAGAAACTATTGCTCAATTAAAACAAAATTTGCAGTTCAATATTATTGATGTTTTAGATCATCCACGGTTTCCAATTTATAAAAATGCTATTACAAGTCTTTATTCAATTAATCCAGACCAATCAAAAATCATACAAAGAGATTGGTTAGAATGTGTTTTTTATCGTGCTGTCAGCAAAAATATTGAACATTCAACAGTTAGTTCGTTAATCCTTATTCATGAATTAGAGCCTTACAGTGACTACTGTCATAAACCTGCTATGTGGAAGATTGTGAAGACATATTTAAACGATTTGTCCAACATTGCAGAAAATGAACAACGAAGGGAATATGGTTTATTTTTACCTGCTTATTTAGCTCATGCTGTAGCCTTTAGTGATTTGCCTAAGTTACAAAAATTATGGGAAGAAATGCAGAATGATTGGCAATATAATGAACATCTTTATTTTGAACAAACTGCCAATAAATTTAAGATATCTTTTGAAGAATATCCTCTAAGTTATTTATTAGGACTTCTAGAAACAATTTTAGAACCAAGTGATGAATCTAATCGCTTAGATGAAAGAATTATTCAAATTGCTAAGAGTAAAAATAGTGGGAATAATGATAATTATGAAGATTTTTTTGATTATCACAGCCACTTCTATATCAATAATGTTGCAATAAATCAAAGAAATGATAAACAGTTTCTCTCTTTATCTTTAAAGTTATGGGAGAATAATATGAAACAAGAATCTCAAAAAATGTCTGTAGAAAACATCTTTAATCTTTTCAGACGGTATAAGGAAGCATTAGTAAACATTAATAATGATTCGTCTAATAATCATCAAAACCAGTGGAGTGTATATTCCCAACAAGAATATGATAAAAAGTATGAAACCGACCGAAATAAATATACGAAAAGTTCCCATATATATCATAAGGAATTTGATGACACTGATCAGGTTATATCTTTATCCCCTCGTGCTTATAAGGTATTAGAGATGATTTGTCGTCTTCATGACTTTTTCCAAAACTTTCAGAATCCTCAATGGAAAGTCATGATTGAATTTGATAATGTTATTCATGTAAACAGAAACCCACCAACTAATCTCATTTTTCCCGACGATTTACCCGATGATTTGATTTAATTGATGATTTTCCTGTCCCCATGATTTTGATATAACGTTAAAAGTTATTTATTATAGAAAACAATTCTGTCAACGATCATTAACTATGTCAGTTCACAAATCTCCATCAGACGGTCTAATGGATACCTCAGAAGCAAAGGAAATCTTTCAAACTCAAACAACGGAAAGCATACCTTGGGAGCCAATATACCATTCTATTGAAACAGAACGTCTCTGGCCAAGTGACCCAACCATTAGTAACTTCAATCTAGAACATTGGCCAGAAGAAGGAATTAAAACGATTTTAGACGCAGGGTGTGGTGATGGAAAAAATCTAGCTTGGTTAATAGAGCAAGGTTTTTTTGGCCTTGGGGTAGATGCTTCCACCACTGCTTTACATCGCTGCCAAAACTACTTAAATGCTAAGGGACTTAAAAGTCGCTATTTACTTTTATCTGCTCAACAACTTGAATCATTACCTTTTTTAGATGGTGAATTGCCAGCCGCCATCTGTATTGATGTATTAGGCCATACACAAAACCCTAGCAGTATCTTAGTTGAATTATCTCGTGTCTTACAATCAGGAGGATTGCTCTATCTCAGCCTTTTTCATCCTGATGATAGTTGTCGTTTAGGACTAAGAATACGCCCTGGAGAGAACCCTGGAGATTACTGGTACACCCCTTCTGTCCCTAGTCAATCTGCACCAG from Okeanomitos corallinicola TIOX110 includes the following:
- a CDS encoding caspase family protein; the encoded protein is MSNNVQFLIVGVNHHYKENRQLGAAERDAQAIFNIFKQFGLIQNGNYQLLKGKQVTPNEVNKALDHIGNLTQNENDIDLLFIYWAGHGEKLHGGGMGLLTYESKSGNDPNTEMVKLETLVGSFSRFQGFKNYVLILDTCYSGEANEIYNKLKPSNLRQETRYEVLAACERTETAKEDYQRHGWLTEIVLNELKAIFEKRVQHFCLSDILAQSPNRLKNEKDQTARYTVEVNGGRPIILDIIPPRATNKLITENTVDFLETALGYTTQGFCKYLKDNVVQNVELIYFLGFDVWDGCLVYDGLINGSIEAQLLEFIRQKFLDRDRLRSRYEEKLAENDSTLGIAGQCLKNARDAFEENLIKLIEYFKKNDFTQQGRQDFVNELKTPTLEGLQYIGNLDNYPSEYENYDLLLGLQSCLYIPVIEPFFDDFDILNCSKDEIQQKVEQAKLELSELRYGRKPLGGVLIAANRKSNGIKPLNNDTSLPKDDSLITQQIRGELDGSQTNNWRKYKNFRSYLKGINAVYREKSVKKISLRQGLHPSLVKRSIKNIKEAIQLSTNPESLSQEKLGLFIDKLAQKVETDRLEHEKPLSFADSLNNGVTHFRLNKQELQKIQVNVNKPESIEIIKIYVLAILWRDLRIEQEVYESTDPQIEQYLNNKIIEILQPQEVQDFDNQLTLESYIAKPILNSAADQLTYLEPDDYPEREEVSKKILLLINNLLDDLREVKKHPSELVYQYLQQLAPIKKYVDSVANLEGIFGNSINQRIFCDLSHGLSVWLLGLWILESQISTENEMITIKKQIVKVIESYFHQLPKPYNYTFRRDIVTKPFDELREDFITVFWGIIAASHDIAVPVQRFKNSCEQFFGQFFGQETIAQLKQNLQFNIIDVLDHPRFPIYKNAITSLYSINPDQSKIIQRDWLECVFYRAVSKNIEHSTVSSLILIHELEPYSDYCHKPAMWKIVKTYLNDLSNIAENEQRREYGLFLPAYLAHAVAFSDLPKLQKLWEEMQNDWQYNEHLYFEQTANKFKISFEEYPLSYLLGLLETILEPSDESNRLDERIIQIAKSKNSGNNDNYEDFFDYHSHFYINNVAINQRNDKQFLSLSLKLWENNMKQESQKMSVENIFNLFRRYKEALVNINNDSSNNHQNQWSVYSQQEYDKKYETDRNKYTKSSHIYHKEFDDTDQVISLSPRAYKVLEMICRLHDFFQNFQNPQWKVMIEFDNVIHVNRNPPTNLIFPDDLPDDLI
- a CDS encoding class I SAM-dependent methyltransferase; the encoded protein is MSVHKSPSDGLMDTSEAKEIFQTQTTESIPWEPIYHSIETERLWPSDPTISNFNLEHWPEEGIKTILDAGCGDGKNLAWLIEQGFFGLGVDASTTALHRCQNYLNAKGLKSRYLLLSAQQLESLPFLDGELPAAICIDVLGHTQNPSSILVELSRVLQSGGLLYLSLFHPDDSCRLGLRIRPGENPGDYWYTPSVPSQSAPDLEYYYHFYTENEVRQLFQDLPVTLLELKRQAWNEPPHEKYREEEHTHVSWFALLKRI